A stretch of the Equus caballus isolate H_3958 breed thoroughbred chromosome X, TB-T2T, whole genome shotgun sequence genome encodes the following:
- the HCFC1 gene encoding host cell factor 1 isoform X3, with product MASAVSPANSPAVLLQPRWKRVVGWSGPVPRPRHGHRAVAIKELIVVFGGGNEGIVDELHVYNTATNQWFIPAVRGDIPPGCAAYGFVCDGTRLLVFGGMVEYGKYSNDLYELQASRWEWKRLKAKTPKNGPPPCPRLGHSFSLVGNKCYLFGGLANDSEDPKNNIPRYLNDLYILELRPGSGVVAWDIPITYGVLPPPRESHTAVVYTEKDNKKSKLVIYGGMSGCRLGDLWTLDIETLTWNKPSLSGVAPLPRSLHSATTIGNKMYVFGGWVPLVMDDVKVATHEKEWKCTNTLACLNLDTMAWETILMDTLEDNIPRARAGHCAVAINTRLYIWSGRDGYRKAWNNQVCCKDLWYLETEKPPPPARVQLVRANTNSLEVSWGAVATADSYLLQLQKYDIPATAATATSPTPNPVPSVPTNPPKSPAPAAAAPAVQPLTQVGITLLPQAAAAPPTTTTIQVLPTVPGSSISVPTAARTQGVPAVLKVTGPQATTGTPLVTMRPASQAGKAPVTVTSLPAGVRMVVPTQSAQGTVIGSSPQMSGMAALAAAAAATQKIPPSSAPTVLSVPAGTTIVKTVAVTPGTTTLPATVKVASSPVMVSNPATRMLKTAAAQVGTSVSSAANTSTRPIITVHKSGTVTVAQQAQVVTTVVGGVTKTITLVKSPISVPGGSALISNLGKVMSVVQTKPVQTSAVTGQASTGPVTQIIQTKGPLPAGTILKLVTSADGKPTTIITTTQASGAGTKPTILGISSVSPSTTKPGTTTIIKTIPMSAIITQAGATGVTSSPGIKSPITIITTKVMTSGTGAPAKIITAVPKIATGHGQQGVTQVVLKGAPGQPGTILRTVPMGGVRLVTPVTVSAVKPAVTTLVVKGTTGVTTLGTVTGTVSTSLAGAGGHSTSASLATPITTLGTIATLSSQVINPTAITVSAAQTTLTAASGLTTPTITMQPVSQPTQVTLITAPSGVEAQPVHDLPVSILASPTTEQPTATVTIADSGQGDVQPGTVTLVCSNPPCETHETGTTNTATTTVVANLGGHSQPAQVQFVCDRQEAAASLVTSPVGQQNGSVVRVCSNPPCETHETGTTSTATTATSNMAGQHGCSNPPCETHETGTTSTATTAMSTIGTGQQRDARHAYVASTAPAVVRVSLAAGASQGAQGSVKPSCQTCQTSATSTTMTVMATSAPLLGPSLVLEAGGHSTTFVQLAPVSSQVRPSGLGGKDSPIAGLGQLVSAGHQLEAHHTHTTNTPTTARSTMGAAELGEAQGTLIPAYESSSGAAVTVTALEALLCPSATVVQVCSNPPCETHETGTTNTATTSSAGSAQRVCSNPPCETHETGTTHTPTTATSSGAAGQPEGGQQPPAGHPCETHQTTSTGTTMSVSVGALLPATTPSPRTLESTLEVAAPPTVTPQAGVSLLAPFPTQRVCSNPPCETHETGTTHTATTVTSNMSSNQDPPPATSDQGEVESTQSDSVNLTSSSAITTTVSSTLTRAVTTVTQSTPVPGPSVPISSMTETTPGALTTEVPIPATITVTIANTETSDMPFSAVDILQPPEELQASPGPRQQLPPRQLLQPASTPLMGESTEVLSASQTPELQAAVDLSSTGDSSSGQEPASSAVVATVVVQPPPPTQSEVDQLSLPQELMAEAQAGTTTLMVTGLTPEELAVTAAAEAAAQAAATEEAQALAIQAVLQAAQQAVMAGTGEPMDTSEAAAAVTQAELGHLSAEGQEGQATTIPIVLTQQELAALVQQQQQLQEAQAQQQHHHLPTEALAPADSLNDPTIESNCLNELAGAVPSTVALLPSTATESLAPSNTFVAPQPVVVASPAKLQAAATLTEVANGIESLGVKPDLPPPPSKAPVKKENQWFDVGVIKGTNVMVTHYFLPPDDAVPSDDDSGTVPDYNQLKKQELQPGTAYKFRVAGINACGRGPFSEISAFKTCLPGFPGAPCAIKISKSPDGAHLTWEPPSVTSGKIIEYSVYLAIQSSQAGGEPKSSTPAQLAFMRVYCGPSPSCLVQSSSLSNAHIDYTTKPAIIFRIAARNEKGYGPATQVRWLQETSKDSSGAKPASKRPMSSPEMKSAPKKSKADGQ from the exons ATGGCTTCGGCCGTGTCGCCCGCCAACTCGCCAGCGGTGCTCCTGCAGCCTCGCTGGAAGCGAGTGGTGGGCTGGTCGGGTCCAGTGCCCCGGCCCCGCCACGGCCACCGCGCCGTGGCTATCAAGGAGCTCATCGTGGTGTTCGGCGGCGGCAACGAGGGGATAGTGGACGAACTGCACGTGTACAACACGG CAACTAACCAGTGGTTCATCCCGGCCGTGAGAGGGGACATCCCTCCTGGGTGTGCAGCCTATGGCTTTGTGTGCGACGGGACTCGCCTCCTGGTGTTTGGTGGGATGGTGGAGTATGGGAAATACAGCAATGACCTCTATGAGCTCCAG GCAAGCAGGTGGGAGTGGAAGAGACTCAAAGCAAAGACACCCAAAAACGGGCCCCCTCCATGTCCTCGGCTTGGGCACAGCTTCTCCCTTGTGGGTAACAAATGCTACCTGTTTGGGGGTCTGGCCAACGATAGCGAGGATCCCAAGAACAACATTCCCAG GTACCTGAATGACTTATACATCCTGGAATTGCGGCCAGGCTCTGGAGTGGTAGCCTGGGACATCCCCATCACTTACGGtgtcctgcccccaccccgggaGTCACATACTGCCGTGGTCTACACTGAGAAAGACAACAAGAAGTCCAAGCTGGTGATCTACGGGGGAATGAGTGGCTGCAGGCTGGGGGACCTCTGGACCCTGGATATTG AGACTCTGACATGGAATAAGCCCAGTCTCAGCGGGGTGGCGCCACTTCCTCGAAGTCTCCACTCGGCCACGACCATAGGAAACAA AATGTACGTGTTTGGTGGCTGGGTGCCTCTCGTCATGGATGACGTCAAAGTGGCCACACACGAGAAGGAGTGGAAGTGTACCAACACACTGGCTTGTCTCAACCTGG atACCATGGCCTGGGAGACCATCCTGATGGACACACTGGAGGACAATATTCCCCGGGCCCGAGCTGGCCACTGCGCTGTAGCAATCAACACCCGCCTGTACATTTGGAGTGGGCGCGATGGCTACCGAAAGGCCTGGAACAACCAGGTCTGCTGCAAGGACCTCTGGTACCTGGAAACAG AAAAGCCACCACCCCCGGCCCGGGTACAGCTGGTGCGAGCCAACACCAACTCCCTGGAGGTGAGCTGGGGGGCAGTGGCAACAGCCGACAGTTACCTTCTGCAGCTCCAGAAATATGACATTCCTGCCACGGCTGCTACTGCCACCTCCCCCACACCCAATCCAGTCCCGTCTGTGCCTACCAACCCTCCCAAGAGCCCTGCCCCGGCAGCAGCCGCACCTGCCGTGCAGCCGCTGACCCAAGTAGGCATCACGCTCCTGCCCCAGGCTGCCGCCGCGCCCccgaccaccaccaccatccaggTCTTGCCGACAGTGCCTGGCAGCTCGATTTCCGTGCCCACCGCAGCCAGGACTCAAG GTGTCCCTGCTGTTCTCAAAGTGACTGGTCCTCAGGCTACCACAGGAACCCCATTAGTCACCATGCGACCTGCGAGCCAGGCTGGGAAAGCGCCCGTCACCGTGACCTCCCTACCTGCAGGCGTGCGAATGGTCGTGCCGACGCAGAGCGCCCAGGGGACG GTGATCGGCAGCAGCCCGCAGATGAGTGGGATGGCTGCACTGGCGGCCGCAGCCGCCGCCACCCAAAAGATCCCTCCTTCTTCGGCGCCCACAGTGCTGAGTGTCCCAGCGGGCACCACCATCGTCAAAACTGTGGCTGTGACACCTGGCACTACCACTCTCCCAGCCACTGTGAAGGTGGCCTCCTCACCAGTCATG GTGAGCAACCCAGCCACTCGCATGCTGAAGACTGCAGCTGCCCAGGTGGGGACATCTGTCTCCTCCGCTGCCAACACGTCTACCCGCCCCATCATCACGGTGCACAAGTCGGGGACTGTGACAGTGGCCCAGCAAGCCCAGGTGGTGACCACGGTGGTGGGTGGGGTCACCAAGACCATCACCCTGGTGAAGAGCCCCATCTCCGTCCCAGGAGGCAGTGCTCTG attTCCAACCTGGGCAAAGTGATGTCAGTGGTCCAGACTAAACCAGTGCAGACTTCGGCAGTCACAGGCCAGGCGTCTACGGGCCCGGTGACTCAGATCATCCAG ACCAAAGGGCCCCTGCCAGCCGGGACCATTCTCAAGCTGGTGACCTCAGCAGATGGCAAGCCCACTACCATCATCACTACCACGCAGGCCAGTGGGGCCGGTACTAAACCCACCATCCTGGGCATCAGCAGTGTGTCCCCCAGCACTACGAAGCCTGGCACAACGACCATCATCAAGACTATCCCCATGTCGGCCATCATCACGCAGGCGGGCGCCACAG GTGTGACCAGCAGCCCTGGCATCAAGTcccccatcaccatcatcaccaccaagGTTATGACTTCAGGGACTGGAGCGCCTGCCAAAATCATCACTGCTGTCCCCAAAATTGCAACTGGCCATGGGCAGCAAGGAGTGACCCAG GTGGTGCTAAAGggggcccctggacagccaggtaCCATCCTCCGCACTGTGCCCATGGGGGGCGTTCGTCTGGTCACCCCCGTCACTGTCTCCGCCGTCAAACCGGCCGTTACCACATTGGTTGTGAAGGGTACCACAG GTGTCACAACGTTAGGCACGGTGACAGGCACCGTTTCCACCAGCCTTGCTGGAGCTGGGGGCCACAGCACCAGCGCCTCCCTGGCCACACCTATCACCACCTTGGGCACTATCGCCACCCTCTCAAGCCAGGTGATCAACCCCACTGCCATCACTGTGTCAGCCGCGCAGACCACGCTGACGGCGGCCAGCGGGCTCaccacccccaccatcaccatGCAG CCTGTCTCCCAGCCTACCCAGGTGACTCTGATCACAGCACCCAGTGGGGTTGAGGCCCAGCCTGTGCATGACCTCCCTGTGTCCATCCTGGCCTCGCCTACTACAGAACAGCCCACGGCTACAGTTACCATTGCTGACTCAGGCCAGGGTGATGTGCAGCCTGGCACCGTGACGCTGGTGTGCTCCAACCCACCGTGCGAGACCCATGAGACGGGCACTACCAACACAGCCACCACCACTGTTGTGGCTAACCTCGGGGGGCACTCCCAGCCCGCCCAGGTGCAGTTTGTCTGTGACAGACAAGAGGCAGCTGCTTCTCTCGTGACCTCACCAGTGGGGCAGCAGAATGGCAGCGTGGTTCGCGTCTGCTCGAACCCGCCGTGCGAGACCCATGAGACAGGCACCACCAGCACCGCCACCACCGCCACCTCCAACATGGCGGGGCAGCACGGCTGCTCGAACCCGCCTTGCGAGACCCACGAGACAGGCACCACCAGCACCGCCACCACCGCCATGTCAACCATCGGCACCGGCCAGCAGCGAGATGCCCGGCACGCCTATGTGGCCAGCACTGCTCCTGCTGTGGTCCGGGTCAGCCTGGCTGCTGGGGCGTCACAGGGAGCCCAGGGTTCTGTCAAGCCCTCGTGCCAAACCTGCCAGACCAGCGCAACCAGCACCACCATGACTGTGATGGCCACCAGTGCCCCGCTCCTTGGGCCAAGCCTGGTGCTGGAGGCTGGCGGCCACAGCACCACTTTTGTGCAGTTGGCCCCTGTGAGCAGCCAAGTCAGGCCCAGCGGCCTTGGCGGCAAGGACAGCCCCATAGCTGGCCTAGGTCAGCTGGTGTCTGCAGGGCACCAGCTGGAGGCACATCACACCCACACAACCAACACACCCACCACAGCCCGCTCCACCATGGGTGCCGCAGAGCTCGGTGAGGCACAGGGAACCCTCATACCTGCGTACGAGAGCTCATCTGGTGCCGCTGTGACTGTGACAGCCCTGGAGGCATTGCTGTGCCCTTCGGCCACCGTGGTCCAAGTCTGCTCCAACCCACCATGTGAGACCCATGAGACGGGCACCACCAACACAGCCACTACCTCGAGCGCAGGCAGTGCCCAGCGGGTCTGCTCCAATCCGCCATGCGAGACCCACGAGACGGGCACCACCCATACACCTACCACCGCCACCTCCAGCGGGGCTGCGGGCCAGCCTGAGGGTGGGCAGCAGCCCCCTGCTGGCCACCCCTGTGAGACACACCAGACCACTTCCACTGGTACCACCATGTCGGTCAGCGTAGGAGCCCTGCTCCCTgccaccactccctcccccaGGACCCTGGAGTCCACCTTGGAGGTGGCAGCACCACCCACGGTTACCCCCCAGGCCGGCGTTTCGTTACTGGCTCCTTTCCCGACACAGAGGGTGTGCTCCAATCCCCCCTGTGAGACACACGAGACAGGCACCACGCACACGGCCACCACTGTCACCTCCAACATGAGCTCAAACCAAG ATCCCCCACCAGCTACCAGCGACCAGGGAGAGGTGGAGAGCACCCAGAGTGACAGTGTGAACCTCACCAGCTCCAGTGCCATCACGACCACTGTGTCTTCCACGCTAACGCGGGCTGTGACCACTGTGACACAGTCCACCCCGGTCCCTGGCCCCTCGGTGCCG ATCTCATCAATGACTGAGACTACCCCAGGGGCTCTGACCACCGAAGTCCCCATTCCGGCCACGATAACAGTGACCATAGCCAACACAGAAACTTCTGACATGCCCTTCTCTGCTGTTGACATCCTGCAGCCCCCAGAGGAACTCCAGGCCTCACCAGGGCCTCGCCAGCAGCTGCCGCCACGGCAACTCCTGCAGCCCGCCTCCACACCCCTGATGGGGGAGTCCACCGAGGTCCTGTCAGCCTCCCAGACCCCTGAGCTCCAGGCCGCCGTGGATCTGAGCAGTACAGGGGACTCATCTTCAGGCCAGGAGCCTGCCAGTTCAGCTGTGGTAGCCACTGTGGTGGTCCAGCCACCCCCGCCCACACAGTCTGAAGTAGACCAGTTGTCACTTCCCCAAGAGCTGATGGCTGAGGCCCAGGCGGGCACCACCACCCTCATGGTAACAGGGCTCACCCCTGAGGAGTTGGCAGTGACTGCTGCTGCTGAAGCAGCTGCCCAGGCCGCAGCCACAGAGGAAGCCCAGGCCCTGGCCATCCAGGCAGTGCTCCAGGCCGCCCAGCAGGCTGTCATGG CAGGCACTGGAGAACCCATGGACACGTCCGAGGCAGCAGCAGCCGTGACACAGGCAGAGCTGGGCCACTTGTCAGCCGAGGGCCAGGAGGGCCAGGCCACCACCATCCCCATCGTGCTGACACAGCAGGAGCTGGCTGCCCTggtgcagcagcagcagcagctgcaggaggcGCAGGCCCAGCAGCAGCACCATCACCTCCCCACCGAGGCCCTGGCCCCTGCTGACAGCCTCAATGACCCGACTATTGAGAGCAACTGCCTCAACGAGCTGGCCGGGGCTGTTCCCAGCACTGTGGCCCTGCTACCCTCCACAGCCACTGAGA gcctggccccttCCAACACATTTGTGGCTCCCCAGCCAGTCGTGGTTGCCAGCCCTGCGAAGCTGCAGGCTGCAGCTACCCTCACTGAAGTGGCTAACGGCATCGAGTCCCTGGGCGTG AAGCCGGACCTACCACCTCCACCCAGCAAAGCCCCTGTGAAGAAGGAGAATCAGTGGTTTGATGTGGGGGTCATTAAGGGCACCAACGTAATGGTGACACACTATTTCCTTCCACCAGATGATGCTGTCCCATCTGAT GATGACTCGGGCACTGTCCCAGACTATAACCAGCTAAAGAAGCAGGAGCTGCAGCCGGGCACAGCCTATAAGTTTCGTGTTGCCGGGATCAATGCCTGTGGCCGAGGGCCCTTCAGCGAGATCTCAGCCTTTAAGACGTGTCTGCCTGGTTTCCCAGGGGCCCCCTGTGCTATTAAAATCAGCAAA AGTCCGGATGGTGCTCACCTCACCTGGGAGCCGCCctctgtgacctcgggcaagaTCATTGAGTACTCCGTGTACCTGGCCATACAGAGCTCACAGGCCGGTGGTGAGCCCAAGAGCTCCACCCCGGCTCAGCTGGCCTTCATGCGGGTGTACTGCGGGCCCAGCCCGTCCTGCCTCGTGCAGTCCTCCAGCCTCTCCAACGCCCACATCGACTACACCACCAAGCCTGCCATCATATTCCGCATTGCTGCCCGCAACGAGAAGGGCTACGGCCCAGCCACCCAAGTGAGGTGGTTGCAAG AAACCAGTAAAGACAGCTCTGGCGCCAAACCGGCCAGCAAGCGGCCCATGTCCTCTCCGGAAAT GAAATCCGCTCCAAAGAAATCTAAGGCAGACGGTCAGTGA